A region from the Bacillus sp. Marseille-P3661 genome encodes:
- a CDS encoding ABC transporter permease encodes MTQLASTLKSFNYNTLLKYIGIILFIFVILVFSISSPVFLTGQNIVNILVQSSVLGIVALGITVVLIGGGTHVIRGGMDLSLANNLAINVAIISVLLTKGHSFLIAFGIAFLCSIIIGVINAFTIVNLKVIPLLGTLAIMYLLKGIELLITDNKVVGVSHPVLDFIKSSFLGLPIQVWFFAVVSIIFYVLFNKSVFGNWVYAVGGNPQAAQNAGINVRFVLSSTYIIAAFTAAIASLLVIARINGSVPGLGDIMLLDILLVGFMSAIFSRLAVPNIPGAILSAIFVGMLSNGFTLINVPTYWVYAIKGSLILVAVAITTTQQRRVS; translated from the coding sequence ATGACGCAGTTAGCGAGTACGCTTAAGTCCTTTAATTATAATACGTTACTTAAATATATAGGGATAATATTATTCATATTTGTCATTTTAGTCTTTAGCATTAGTTCCCCCGTTTTTTTAACAGGTCAAAATATAGTTAATATTCTAGTTCAATCAAGTGTTTTAGGAATTGTCGCTTTAGGTATAACGGTTGTGTTAATAGGTGGTGGAACGCATGTTATTCGCGGGGGAATGGATCTGTCACTTGCTAACAACTTAGCGATTAACGTAGCCATTATATCTGTATTACTTACAAAAGGACATTCATTTCTAATAGCTTTTGGTATCGCATTTCTATGTAGCATTATTATTGGAGTCATTAATGCCTTTACAATAGTAAATCTAAAGGTTATTCCATTATTAGGTACTTTAGCTATTATGTATTTATTAAAAGGAATTGAGTTGTTAATCACTGACAATAAGGTTGTAGGTGTTTCACATCCTGTACTAGATTTTATAAAAAGTAGTTTTTTAGGTTTACCTATTCAAGTTTGGTTTTTTGCGGTTGTAAGTATTATATTTTATGTCCTTTTTAATAAATCCGTATTTGGTAATTGGGTGTATGCTGTTGGAGGTAATCCGCAAGCAGCACAAAATGCCGGTATTAATGTACGTTTTGTACTTTCATCCACTTATATTATTGCTGCCTTTACAGCTGCAATAGCAAGTTTACTTGTTATTGCGCGAATAAATGGGAGTGTACCAGGGCTTGGAGATATTATGTTGTTAGATATATTGTTAGTCGGATTTATGAGTGCAATCTTTAGCCGACTTGCAGTTCCCAACATACCTGGAGCTATTTTGAGTGCAATCTTCGTTGGCATGTTATCAAATGGATTTACATTAATCAACGTTCCGACTTATTGGGTATATGCGATTAAAGGAAGTTTAATACTCGTTGCAGTGGCAATTACAACGACACAGCAAAGGAGAGTGAGTTAA
- a CDS encoding 2-hydroxyacid dehydrogenase: protein MKILVTAPFDSKCLSQLKSEFGDIQYCSWKEHGSAFNEDELISLIKEHIADGLITEVDEVSQKVINECPQLKFIGVCRANPVNVDVKAATSKGIPVLTTPARNAQAVAELFIGNVISFMRNIVPSVEWLEGEKWSGETLGAYIKFKGNELAGKKVGFVGFGAVGQRIANMIKHFPCEIQFYDPFVTCNEYSSVSLEELFKTSDIVSIHLPVNEKTKGLISGDLLNSMKQDAIFVNTARSAVVDTNELLNVLKTNKIRGAIIDVFDHEPPTEVDYQIIHLSNVLATPHIAGATEEVESHHSTIMLDNLEKWFKYKEPKNLFNRELYVSSN, encoded by the coding sequence ATGAAAATATTAGTTACTGCACCTTTTGACTCTAAGTGTTTAAGTCAACTTAAATCTGAGTTTGGGGATATTCAATACTGCTCTTGGAAAGAACATGGTAGTGCATTTAACGAAGATGAGTTAATTTCATTAATTAAAGAACATATTGCAGACGGACTAATAACTGAGGTTGATGAGGTTAGCCAAAAAGTAATAAATGAGTGTCCGCAGTTAAAGTTTATTGGTGTTTGTAGGGCAAATCCAGTAAACGTAGATGTAAAGGCAGCAACTTCTAAAGGAATTCCAGTATTAACTACTCCAGCACGAAATGCGCAAGCTGTTGCTGAGTTATTTATAGGAAATGTTATTTCTTTTATGAGAAATATCGTACCAAGTGTTGAATGGTTAGAAGGTGAAAAATGGTCGGGAGAAACATTAGGAGCTTACATTAAATTTAAAGGGAATGAACTAGCAGGAAAAAAAGTTGGATTTGTAGGTTTTGGGGCAGTAGGTCAAAGAATTGCAAATATGATTAAGCATTTTCCTTGTGAAATCCAATTCTATGATCCTTTTGTAACTTGTAATGAATATAGCAGCGTTTCATTGGAAGAGTTGTTTAAAACGAGTGATATAGTTTCTATCCACCTTCCCGTAAATGAAAAAACGAAGGGATTAATTTCAGGTGATTTACTTAATAGTATGAAACAGGATGCTATATTTGTAAACACTGCACGCTCAGCTGTAGTTGACACAAATGAGTTACTGAATGTTTTAAAGACGAATAAGATAAGAGGTGCAATTATTGATGTATTTGATCATGAACCTCCTACAGAAGTAGACTATCAAATCATTCATTTATCGAATGTTTTAGCAACACCACACATTGCTGGTGCAACGGAAGAAGTGGAAAGTCATCATTCGACTATTATGCTTGATAACCTTGAGAAATGGTTTAAGTATAAAGAGCCTAAAAATCTTTTTAACAGAGAGTTATATGTTTCTAGTAACTAA
- a CDS encoding FGGY-family carbohydrate kinase: protein MVEGYLIIDVGTGNTRVGIASTTGTVLAVESIETKYYRESAYPDSQSFKPEEMFDKIKNLIKHVLAKTPDVRIMSILSTSQREGIVLIDEEGQSILGLPNIDNRGLEWESEIKDFKKVYGLTGRWPTTVFSALKLRGVKERLPQIWKRIHAFTSVSDWIGYEFTGELVYEPSQASETLLFDVKEGCWSQELCDIFSINYSWLPRIQKCGSVLGKINPELASELNLSPETIFIVGGADTQLAVKGGSPQLDDIVIVSGTTTPIAKKVDSYSVDHLARCWVNRHVNEGEFIIETNAGVTGLNYQRLKKVFFPDKDYAEIEKEVLKLEKPTSIASFGTLVFDKNLPLASGGFLLDAPFNQDLTAADFVFGILFDIASSIKYNFDVMLAISNSNKDYVLGCGGGFQGSVLPQLLADLLQRKIIIKEGYSQASIQGGVIICNDALGIRNVEKETLKVFQPSSNDHLQSLYQKWCEYRNKINNINDNLRSEKVYAN, encoded by the coding sequence ATGGTAGAAGGTTATCTCATAATTGATGTAGGAACTGGAAACACTCGTGTCGGAATTGCTTCTACTACAGGTACGGTCCTAGCTGTAGAAAGTATTGAAACAAAATATTATAGGGAATCGGCCTACCCGGATAGTCAATCCTTTAAACCTGAAGAGATGTTTGATAAAATAAAAAATTTAATCAAACATGTATTAGCAAAAACGCCTGATGTAAGGATCATGTCCATACTATCAACCAGTCAGAGAGAAGGAATCGTTTTAATAGATGAAGAGGGACAATCCATTTTGGGGCTACCAAACATAGATAACCGCGGACTTGAATGGGAAAGTGAAATCAAGGACTTTAAGAAGGTTTACGGGTTAACAGGGCGTTGGCCGACTACGGTGTTTTCAGCCTTAAAGTTAAGAGGGGTAAAAGAAAGATTGCCGCAAATATGGAAAAGGATTCATGCATTTACTAGTGTAAGTGATTGGATTGGTTATGAATTTACCGGAGAACTAGTATATGAACCTTCACAAGCGTCAGAAACTTTATTATTTGATGTCAAAGAAGGATGTTGGTCTCAAGAGCTCTGTGACATCTTTAGTATCAACTATTCCTGGTTACCAAGAATTCAAAAATGCGGATCCGTTCTCGGAAAAATAAATCCCGAACTAGCGAGCGAATTAAACTTATCTCCTGAAACTATATTTATAGTTGGCGGAGCGGATACTCAGTTAGCGGTTAAAGGTGGATCACCACAGCTCGATGATATTGTTATTGTTTCAGGAACTACTACACCAATTGCAAAAAAAGTGGATAGTTATAGTGTCGACCACTTGGCACGATGTTGGGTAAACCGGCATGTAAATGAGGGTGAGTTTATTATTGAAACAAACGCAGGCGTGACGGGTTTAAATTATCAAAGGCTTAAAAAAGTGTTTTTTCCAGATAAGGATTACGCTGAGATCGAAAAAGAAGTCCTTAAATTAGAAAAACCTACTAGTATAGCATCGTTTGGAACTTTAGTGTTTGATAAAAATTTACCCCTAGCATCAGGAGGTTTTTTATTAGATGCCCCTTTTAATCAAGATTTAACAGCAGCTGATTTTGTGTTTGGAATTCTATTTGATATCGCAAGTTCAATTAAATATAACTTTGATGTCATGTTAGCCATTTCAAATAGTAATAAAGATTATGTGTTGGGGTGCGGTGGTGGATTTCAAGGCAGTGTTTTACCACAGCTATTAGCAGACCTATTGCAGAGGAAAATTATTATAAAAGAAGGATATAGCCAAGCATCCATTCAAGGCGGAGTCATTATTTGTAACGATGCATTAGGAATTAGAAATGTAGAAAAAGAAACCTTAAAAGTATTCCAACCATCGTCCAATGACCATCTCCAAAGTTTATATCAAAAATGGTGTGAATATAGAAATAAGATAAATAATATAAATGATAATCTGAGGAGTGAAAAGGTATATGCAAATTAA
- a CDS encoding ABC transporter permease — translation MAKLAVRKVSLNNSSINYASVLTRYSTLIALILVICIFTAISPAFLTASNWANILSQSSILAIVAIGLCFVVASGGMDLSIAVSFGIGSMVAVILLKAGVGWFLAIPIALIAGAIIGLINAFLVVKVKITPFLATLGTLFIGESVEKIVTRGGEAIYFPGMDEVFKYLGRGSALLILTDAGRIDFKFSIVLALILAVIAHFLLNRTIFGRHLYALGAQKEASLLSGVPVHRYTVYAFVLCGVICALAGMVGSSVLTSYVPLSGRYYLLDAIGAVFIGSTLHRQGFANIPGTLIGVLFFGVVSNGLNMAGIDFYWQSVARGALIFIILAFAANRKKD, via the coding sequence ATGGCCAAGTTAGCAGTAAGAAAGGTTTCATTGAATAATAGTTCGATAAATTATGCAAGCGTTTTAACTAGATACAGCACACTGATTGCGTTGATACTAGTCATTTGTATATTTACAGCGATATCTCCTGCCTTTTTAACAGCAAGTAACTGGGCTAATATTTTAAGTCAATCCTCAATATTAGCGATTGTAGCGATAGGCTTATGTTTTGTGGTTGCCAGCGGTGGCATGGATTTATCTATTGCAGTTTCATTTGGGATTGGTTCAATGGTAGCAGTTATTCTTTTGAAGGCGGGTGTGGGATGGTTTTTAGCAATACCTATTGCACTTATTGCTGGGGCCATTATTGGATTAATTAATGCATTTCTGGTTGTAAAGGTGAAAATCACACCATTCTTGGCTACACTTGGTACTCTTTTTATTGGGGAAAGTGTTGAAAAGATTGTGACTAGAGGTGGGGAAGCGATCTATTTTCCGGGAATGGATGAAGTCTTTAAATATTTAGGTCGTGGCAGTGCATTGTTAATTCTTACTGATGCTGGCAGAATTGACTTTAAATTTTCTATTGTTTTAGCACTTATCTTGGCTGTAATCGCCCACTTCCTATTAAATCGTACAATATTTGGAAGACATTTATATGCACTCGGTGCACAAAAGGAAGCATCTTTATTATCCGGTGTCCCCGTCCATCGTTATACCGTTTATGCTTTTGTCTTATGCGGTGTGATTTGTGCCCTTGCAGGCATGGTAGGATCTTCGGTATTGACTTCTTATGTTCCGTTAAGCGGTCGCTATTATTTATTAGATGCAATTGGTGCAGTATTCATAGGGAGTACGTTACATCGGCAGGGGTTTGCCAATATTCCAGGTACTTTAATAGGTGTTTTGTTTTTTGGGGTTGTATCGAACGGATTAAATATGGCAGGCATTGATTTCTATTGGCAAAGTGTTGCAAGAGGTGCATTAATCTTTATAATATTAGCTTTTGCTGCTAATCGAAAAAAAGATTAA
- a CDS encoding sugar ABC transporter ATP-binding protein: MDRDYVLEMLNVGKEFPGVKALQDVNFQLSDGEVHGLVGENGAGKSTLMKVLAGIYQHDSGEVIFNGKVQKSLTPKSVERLGIHFIHQERYIVPYLTVAETLFLGIEPTHTPLKLLRRKSLEKEANQMLREKVGVNIPGNKLVGELTVGEQQLLQVCRALLHEPRVIVFDEPTAVLAQREADQLFKIIRELRNKNIGIIYISHYFGEILDICDRITVLRNGTNVTTTKTNGLTIEDIVFMMSGKHIGEQFPEKNWKRGEKLLEVKGLTHKKHFQDVTFNVHKNEIVGITGLMGSGHSDIGVSIYDNADIIKGSITFKEKVLDHINPEHAVGIGMGYVPDDRRHLGIIQSMSVRENITLASLKTVSKGVVIKRSNEIEKVDRLIESLNIKTPDRETELGNLSGGNQQKVVMAKWLNSEAELYILNQPTAAVDVSAKAEIYKLIGQLAEQGAGILIISQDIQELVGLCDRILVMYRGKVIEEIDGKNTTTDEVMVSIMGGNINDAVSEYA; the protein is encoded by the coding sequence ATGGATAGGGATTATGTTTTAGAGATGTTGAATGTTGGAAAAGAGTTCCCGGGAGTTAAAGCGTTACAAGATGTTAATTTCCAACTAAGTGATGGTGAGGTTCATGGGCTTGTTGGAGAAAATGGTGCTGGAAAATCTACTTTAATGAAAGTACTCGCTGGAATATATCAGCATGATTCTGGTGAGGTTATTTTTAATGGGAAGGTGCAAAAAAGTTTAACTCCTAAATCGGTTGAGCGATTAGGAATTCATTTTATTCATCAAGAAAGGTATATTGTACCTTATCTAACAGTAGCGGAAACTTTATTTTTAGGAATTGAACCAACGCATACCCCTTTGAAATTACTCAGAAGAAAGTCACTAGAAAAGGAAGCAAATCAAATGCTTAGAGAAAAAGTAGGGGTAAATATACCAGGTAACAAATTAGTAGGGGAGTTAACTGTGGGGGAGCAGCAGTTGCTGCAGGTTTGTCGCGCGTTGCTACATGAGCCAAGAGTTATTGTATTTGATGAGCCAACTGCAGTATTAGCACAACGAGAAGCCGATCAACTATTTAAAATTATTAGAGAATTACGAAACAAAAATATCGGAATTATTTATATATCTCATTACTTTGGTGAAATTTTAGATATTTGCGATAGAATAACAGTTTTAAGAAATGGTACAAATGTAACTACAACGAAAACAAATGGGTTAACTATTGAAGATATTGTATTTATGATGTCTGGAAAACATATTGGTGAACAGTTTCCTGAAAAGAATTGGAAACGTGGAGAAAAATTATTAGAAGTAAAGGGATTAACACATAAAAAGCATTTTCAGGATGTTACCTTTAATGTCCATAAAAACGAAATTGTTGGAATAACAGGATTAATGGGGTCTGGTCATTCGGATATAGGGGTATCTATCTATGATAATGCTGACATTATAAAAGGTTCGATCACCTTTAAAGAAAAGGTCTTAGATCATATTAACCCTGAACATGCAGTAGGTATCGGAATGGGGTATGTTCCTGATGATCGTAGACATCTTGGGATTATTCAAAGTATGTCTGTTCGAGAAAACATAACATTAGCCAGTTTAAAAACTGTAAGCAAAGGTGTTGTGATAAAACGCTCGAATGAGATAGAGAAAGTAGATCGTTTAATTGAAAGCTTGAATATTAAAACTCCTGACCGTGAAACTGAATTAGGAAATTTAAGTGGTGGAAATCAGCAAAAAGTTGTAATGGCCAAATGGCTCAATAGCGAAGCGGAGCTATATATATTAAATCAGCCGACAGCTGCAGTAGATGTAAGTGCAAAAGCAGAGATTTATAAATTAATAGGTCAACTAGCTGAACAAGGTGCAGGAATTTTAATCATATCTCAAGATATACAAGAGTTAGTTGGCTTATGCGATCGGATTCTAGTGATGTATCGTGGGAAAGTAATTGAAGAGATTGATGGGAAGAATACAACAACAGATGAAGTAATGGTAAGTATAATGGGGGGGAATATTAATGACGCAGTTAGCGAGTACGCTTAA
- a CDS encoding molybdopterin-containing oxidoreductase family protein: MSLSIDQKNGVFPSVCSLDCPDQCGLLLHKKDGVIVKVEGDPDHPITKGKICNKVRHITERLYDEKRLKYPMKRIGRKGEGLFEQISWKEAVDSIISRFKELVQTNGPESILPYSFYGNMGKLSAEGMDRRFFNRLGASQLDRTICQSAGTTGYKYTMGGKLGTDPEDTIDSKLIIFWGVNAASTNMHQLVLAQKARKKGAKLVVIDVHKNQTAKMADWFIPILPGTDTALALGIMHILYAEGLVDKLFLQQYTVGYEELRDHVVQYDPTTVSQITGVSVNDIIKLAHLYGGTTPSFIRIGNGIQHHDNGGMCSRTITCLPALTGQWLHKGGGANKSNSDFLAFNKSKLQRPDLLQNKNTRVINMNAIGETLLSLDPPIKAMYVYNSNPAVVAPDGNKVNAGLEREDLFLVVHDMFMTETAKFADIVLPATSSYENNDFYTSYWHHYIQIQQPIIEPFGESVSNTDVFRLLAEGMGFHETEFKVTDKELIAEALEQTDNPYLEGITVKDLVEQQYIKAKVKPLLPGKLETPSGKIELYSEQMKADGYPPLPTYIPIVNDGDFPFLFVPTANHNFLNSTFSNIQKHITLEKQPRLFINVEDANSLGIEEGQKVRVWNQRGECELTAAVGENVLRGVVVTQGLWSNSADYKDRVNVLTPDRIADMGGGATFFSGRVAVEKIQ; this comes from the coding sequence ATGTCTTTGTCCATAGATCAGAAAAATGGTGTTTTTCCTTCTGTTTGCTCGCTTGATTGTCCAGATCAATGTGGATTACTTTTGCATAAAAAAGACGGGGTTATTGTCAAAGTGGAAGGTGATCCAGACCACCCCATAACAAAAGGGAAGATTTGTAATAAAGTAAGACATATTACAGAACGACTTTATGATGAAAAACGGTTAAAATACCCAATGAAACGTATAGGCCGGAAAGGTGAGGGTTTGTTTGAGCAGATTAGCTGGAAGGAAGCCGTTGATTCAATAATTTCTAGATTCAAGGAGCTTGTGCAAACTAATGGACCAGAGAGTATTTTACCCTATAGCTTTTATGGAAATATGGGAAAATTGAGTGCAGAAGGAATGGATCGTCGTTTCTTTAACCGACTAGGTGCTTCACAACTCGATCGTACCATTTGCCAGTCAGCTGGTACAACAGGTTATAAATATACAATGGGTGGAAAATTAGGTACGGATCCAGAGGATACGATTGATTCTAAATTAATCATTTTTTGGGGAGTAAATGCAGCCAGCACAAATATGCATCAATTAGTACTTGCCCAAAAAGCACGAAAAAAGGGAGCGAAACTTGTTGTTATCGATGTCCATAAAAATCAAACTGCTAAAATGGCAGATTGGTTTATTCCTATTTTACCAGGAACAGATACAGCACTTGCTCTAGGTATCATGCATATCTTATATGCCGAAGGGCTAGTTGATAAATTGTTTTTACAACAATATACCGTTGGTTACGAAGAACTGCGTGATCATGTTGTTCAGTACGATCCTACTACTGTTTCTCAAATAACCGGGGTTTCGGTGAATGATATTATTAAGCTTGCCCATTTGTATGGAGGTACAACACCATCTTTTATAAGAATAGGTAACGGTATTCAGCATCATGATAATGGGGGAATGTGCAGTCGAACTATTACTTGTCTTCCAGCTTTAACAGGGCAGTGGCTCCATAAAGGAGGAGGCGCTAACAAATCTAATTCTGATTTTTTAGCTTTTAATAAGAGTAAATTACAGCGACCTGATTTATTACAAAACAAGAATACTCGCGTAATCAATATGAATGCAATTGGTGAAACATTGCTTTCTTTAGATCCGCCAATTAAGGCTATGTATGTATATAACAGTAACCCAGCTGTTGTTGCTCCGGATGGAAATAAGGTAAATGCGGGACTTGAAAGAGAGGATTTATTTCTTGTTGTCCATGACATGTTTATGACTGAAACAGCAAAATTTGCTGATATAGTGTTGCCGGCAACCTCTTCTTATGAAAATAATGACTTTTATACATCTTACTGGCACCATTACATTCAAATTCAACAACCGATCATAGAGCCTTTCGGTGAATCTGTCTCCAACACAGATGTGTTTCGACTATTAGCTGAAGGTATGGGCTTTCATGAAACTGAATTCAAAGTAACAGATAAAGAATTAATTGCCGAAGCTTTAGAGCAAACGGATAATCCTTATTTAGAAGGCATTACAGTTAAAGACTTAGTAGAACAGCAGTATATTAAGGCAAAAGTAAAACCACTATTGCCAGGAAAATTAGAAACTCCTAGTGGAAAAATAGAGTTATATTCGGAGCAGATGAAAGCAGATGGATATCCACCATTGCCTACCTATATACCTATTGTAAATGATGGCGATTTTCCATTTCTATTTGTGCCAACGGCCAATCATAATTTCTTGAATTCTACTTTTTCAAATATACAAAAGCATATTACCCTAGAAAAGCAACCTCGCTTATTTATCAATGTTGAAGATGCCAATTCTCTAGGTATTGAAGAGGGACAAAAAGTCCGTGTATGGAATCAGCGTGGGGAGTGCGAGTTGACTGCTGCAGTTGGGGAAAATGTTTTACGTGGTGTAGTTGTAACTCAAGGGCTATGGTCTAATTCTGCGGATTATAAGGACCGAGTTAACGTTCTAACCCCTGATCGAATTGCGGATATGGGGGGCGGCGCAACGTTTTTCTCTGGTCGTGTTGCGGTTGAAAAAATACAGTAA
- a CDS encoding class II aldolase/adducin family protein, whose product MQIKKDIVHYAKLMDKSGLVVGTAGNISARIGDRMYITPSALPYDEMTEEDVLEVDLNTGNVISGHRKPSSETPMHSFIYKNNISIEAIVHTHSTYATMFACANIAIPPVHYTIADIGREVSVAPYATYGSEQLAINAVNTLGDSNGVLLANHGVVAVGSTLKDAYRRAEVIEEVAILAYGSFTLKSVKPLTTENLDDALEGFKTYVSG is encoded by the coding sequence ATGCAAATTAAAAAAGATATCGTACATTATGCAAAATTGATGGATAAGAGCGGTTTAGTTGTAGGGACTGCAGGGAATATTAGTGCTAGAATCGGTGATAGAATGTATATTACTCCATCTGCACTACCATATGATGAAATGACAGAAGAAGATGTTTTAGAAGTGGATCTTAATACAGGGAATGTCATTTCAGGACATCGAAAGCCTTCATCTGAAACACCGATGCATAGTTTTATTTATAAGAATAATATTTCAATAGAAGCAATCGTTCATACTCATTCAACATATGCTACAATGTTTGCTTGTGCCAATATTGCTATTCCGCCAGTACACTATACAATCGCTGATATTGGTAGAGAGGTGTCTGTAGCTCCGTATGCAACATATGGATCTGAACAATTAGCAATTAACGCTGTAAATACGCTAGGGGATAGCAATGGTGTTTTATTAGCTAATCATGGAGTAGTAGCTGTTGGATCTACTTTAAAGGATGCTTATCGAAGAGCAGAAGTAATTGAGGAAGTTGCAATACTAGCTTACGGGAGTTTCACACTAAAAAGTGTAAAACCATTGACTACTGAGAATCTAGATGATGCATTAGAAGGATTTAAAACTTACGTGAGTGGATGA
- the katG gene encoding catalase/peroxidase HPI, whose amino-acid sequence MDAKDNANIGGCPFHHGGATSNKSGGTTNRDWWPNQLNLNILRQHDRKSNPMGEDFDYADEFKKLDYYALKKDLQELMTISQEWWPADYGHYGPLFIRMSWHAAGTYRTGDGRGGGGTGNQRFAPLNSWPDNTSLDKARRLLWPIKQKYGNKISWADLLLLAGNVAIESMGGKTAGFGAGRPDIWHPEEDIYWGTETEWLGDNRYTGDRDLENPLAAVQMGLIYVNPEGPNGKPDPLASARDIRETFARMGMNDEETVALIAGGHTFGKAHGAGDAAHVGPEPEAAPIEAQGLGWQNSYGKGFGRDTITSGIEGAWTANPTQWDNGYFDLLFGYEWWLTKSPAGAWQWLIVDPDEKDLAPDAEDPSIKVPTMMTTADMALRHDPEYEKIGRRFHENPDEFADTFARAWFKLLHRDMGPKTRYLGPEVPEEDFTWQDPVPAVDYELTDAEIVALKTKILNSGLTISELVTTAWASASTYRGSDHRGGANGARIRLAPQKDWEVNQPEQLAQVLQVLEGIQKELDKKVSMADLIVLGGSAAVEKAARDAGFDVTVPFTPGRGDATQEQTDVENFEVLEPIADGFRNYQKKQYSVSPEELLVDKAQLLNLTAPEMTVLIGGLRVLGTNYGGTGHGVFTDRIGQLTNDFFVNLLDMGVEWKPVEENVYAGRDRKTGEVVRTATRVDLVFGSNSVLRALSEVYAQDDNKEKFVYDFIAAWVKVMNADRYDLK is encoded by the coding sequence ATGGACGCGAAAGACAATGCAAACATTGGTGGATGCCCGTTTCATCACGGAGGCGCAACTAGCAACAAATCTGGTGGTACAACAAACAGAGACTGGTGGCCAAACCAGCTGAACTTAAATATTCTCCGCCAGCATGACAGAAAATCTAACCCTATGGGTGAAGACTTTGATTATGCAGATGAATTTAAGAAATTAGACTATTATGCTCTTAAGAAAGATCTTCAGGAGCTAATGACAATTAGTCAAGAATGGTGGCCTGCTGACTACGGACATTATGGTCCATTATTTATCCGTATGTCTTGGCATGCCGCAGGTACTTATCGTACGGGTGATGGCCGAGGTGGTGGTGGAACTGGCAACCAACGTTTTGCCCCACTTAACAGCTGGCCTGACAACACTAGCCTTGACAAAGCACGACGACTTCTATGGCCGATTAAACAAAAGTATGGTAATAAGATTTCTTGGGCCGACTTGCTTCTCCTAGCTGGTAACGTTGCTATTGAGTCCATGGGCGGCAAGACAGCAGGTTTTGGAGCAGGACGCCCAGACATTTGGCATCCAGAAGAGGACATCTACTGGGGTACTGAAACGGAATGGTTAGGTGATAATCGTTATACAGGCGATCGTGACCTTGAGAATCCACTTGCTGCTGTTCAAATGGGGCTAATCTATGTGAATCCTGAAGGGCCAAATGGTAAACCGGATCCACTTGCAAGTGCTCGGGACATCCGCGAAACCTTTGCACGTATGGGAATGAACGATGAAGAAACAGTTGCATTAATAGCCGGTGGCCATACTTTCGGTAAGGCACATGGTGCAGGAGATGCTGCCCATGTTGGTCCAGAACCAGAAGCTGCTCCTATTGAAGCACAAGGCTTAGGTTGGCAAAACTCATACGGCAAGGGTTTTGGTCGTGATACCATTACGAGCGGTATTGAAGGTGCTTGGACTGCTAACCCGACACAGTGGGATAATGGTTACTTTGATTTATTATTTGGATATGAATGGTGGCTTACAAAGAGTCCTGCAGGTGCATGGCAATGGCTTATTGTAGATCCCGATGAAAAGGACCTTGCACCAGATGCAGAAGACCCATCCATTAAAGTTCCGACAATGATGACAACCGCGGATATGGCATTGCGCCATGATCCAGAGTATGAAAAGATTGGTCGTCGTTTCCATGAGAATCCAGACGAGTTTGCAGATACATTTGCACGCGCATGGTTCAAACTGTTACACCGAGATATGGGTCCTAAAACCAGATATCTAGGTCCTGAAGTGCCTGAAGAAGATTTTACTTGGCAAGATCCTGTGCCAGCTGTTGATTATGAATTAACTGATGCAGAAATAGTAGCGTTGAAAACTAAAATCCTAAACTCAGGACTTACAATCAGCGAGCTAGTAACAACAGCATGGGCATCAGCTAGTACCTACCGTGGATCGGATCATCGTGGTGGCGCAAATGGTGCCCGCATCCGTCTTGCTCCACAAAAGGATTGGGAAGTGAATCAGCCGGAACAACTTGCACAAGTGCTTCAGGTACTCGAAGGTATTCAAAAGGAACTTGATAAGAAAGTCAGCATGGCCGATTTAATTGTCCTAGGTGGAAGTGCTGCAGTAGAAAAAGCTGCAAGAGATGCAGGCTTTGATGTAACGGTTCCTTTTACTCCTGGACGTGGTGATGCAACACAAGAGCAAACAGATGTAGAAAACTTTGAAGTACTAGAACCTATCGCAGATGGTTTCCGCAATTACCAAAAGAAACAGTATAGTGTAAGTCCCGAAGAGCTCCTAGTAGATAAGGCTCAGCTCTTAAACCTTACTGCACCAGAAATGACAGTCCTTATTGGTGGCTTGCGTGTTCTAGGTACAAACTATGGTGGCACTGGGCACGGTGTATTCACTGATCGAATAGGCCAACTCACCAATGACTTCTTTGTTAACTTGCTTGACATGGGAGTAGAGTGGAAGCCTGTAGAAGAAAATGTCTATGCAGGACGTGATCGCAAGACAGGTGAAGTGGTGAGAACAGCAACTAGAGTTGACCTAGTGTTCGGTTCAAACTCAGTTCTACGCGCCCTTTCAGAAGTATATGCACAAGACGATAATAAAGAAAAGTTTGTATATGACTTTATTGCTGCTTGGGTCAAGGTAATGAATGCGGATCGTTATGACCTTAAATAA